The stretch of DNA ACAGGGTGTTTTTTACATCTTCATTTTTTGACATGCAAAAGCTATGGGAACTGGCGGATCCGACAATGAACCGTCGACTATGCGATTAGCAATCCATTGGTTTGCAGCCTCTGTGCGGTGAATTCCATCCCAGCTGATATACTGCTCTGGGTTTTTGCATGAATCCGCAAACACTTGCTTCCCATTTACGATTCCTCTGTTCCCACACTTGACGTACTCTGCGTTCTCATGAATCCCACAGCAGATCTTCAGTGGATCAGTGAACCCTGCAGGTCAAGGAAACCGCCAGCAATTCAGCATCAGAGAACCAATGCAAGATTAAATGGAAAACAATTTTGACAGTATCTAAGTCAATCACCATGGCTGTTGGCACTGCTGATCAAATCATACTCTGCAGTGTAAACATCCACCAAAGTTATGGAAGCTTCTGGTAGTTTTGTTCTCAGTTCGATCACTTTGTCCTTGAGCTGCTTATTGAATTCTGTAACAATCTCGTTCTGGGATTTGAGGCAGCCATTTTGATCTAAGGATCCTGGCTTTGGATCGGAAATGGATATTGTAGTATTAGGCAGGCAGCCAACCGGGCGTGCATTCTGTATCCAGAAACTTCTAGCTCCTTTATCGTACAGAacctgttatatatatatatatatagagagagagagagagagagagagagagatgtcaaATGATTAGAGAAAAAGGGAAGTAGCAGCCATGTTCTGGATCGAGATCCTAGTTGGGTTACAGGGATTGCGAGTTTACTTCGACATGAGCAGTCAATGAATTCACAATCTCAGGCATTCGAGCTCGAAGTTGGTCTTCCGCTATCACCCGAAAACCGTAAGTGAAATCAGTGTGTCCAATGTCGAGTGTGTAAAGAGCCCTTGAGAAGTCTTCAGGCTTTGGGAGTGAGTCTCTGTGCTTCCCTATAAACCACATACAAAAGTAACTAACTTACCTTCCCTTCATTAACAGATAACATAAACCATTGAAATTACTCATGGTTGATGGGTCGATCGACCACACCTTGGTTGTAGAGGTCAATGGTTCGGTTCTTGAACTGATCGAAATGGACGTTAACCTGATGAGGGAGCTTGAATGTGCTTAAGCCAGTCTGCAAATAGGTCCCTTCCCAGGTGCCAAGAATG from Diospyros lotus cultivar Yz01 chromosome 6, ASM1463336v1, whole genome shotgun sequence encodes:
- the LOC127804648 gene encoding GDSL esterase/lipase At5g14450-like; this translates as MKFSNLLALGISLSLALSACVGATENGTNSDQPCNFPAIYNFGGSNSDTGGMSASFYPLPPPNGRTFFQRPVGRASDGRLVIDFIAEHLKLPHLSAYLNSLEANFAKGANFAALEATILGTWEGTYLQTGLSTFKLPHQVNVHFDQFKNRTIDLYNQGKHRDSLPKPEDFSRALYTLDIGHTDFTYGFRVIAEDQLRARMPEIVNSLTAHVEVLYDKGARSFWIQNARPVGCLPNTTISISDPKPGSLDQNGCLKSQNEIVTEFNKQLKDKVIELRTKLPEASITLVDVYTAEYDLISSANSHGFTDPLKICCGIHENAEYVKCGNRGIVNGKQVFADSCKNPEQYISWDGIHRTEAANQWIANRIVDGSLSDPPVPIAFACQKMKM